The proteins below are encoded in one region of Silene latifolia isolate original U9 population chromosome 2, ASM4854445v1, whole genome shotgun sequence:
- the LOC141630506 gene encoding putative acetyltransferase At3g50280, with protein MTCFTETPSSPRDVTLVSKSTVFPPQISAMVNLKLSVSDLPMLSCHYIQKGLLFTRPPLPSSAVLSLLKHSLSSALSLFPALAGRLKTNTAGYVYITCNDAGVDFLHAAAKHVYISDILAQKDVPDVVKQFFAYDGVVSYNGHFQPLLAVQVTELADGLFIGVSVNHAVVDGTSLWNFFNIFSEVCRGVKKINKSPEFSRNSVLISPAILTVPDGGLVVTFDESEPLRERIFSFSREAILRLKSKVNCKKLDEDIISAVELLGKQSNDPLKEPIKASKFENWLRNAVTVSKPQIRNETDLTDQAEVSSFQSLCALLWRCVTRARKMNVSKTTTFRMAANCRHRLEPKLDPLYFGNAIQSIPTVATVGHVLSRDLRWAAEQLNNNVKAHGNEAVRKCVLDWESKPRTFPLGNFDGGIITMGSSPRFPMYDNDFGWGRPVAIRSGRANKFDGKISAFPGREGGGSVDLEVVLSPETMTGLESDSEFMQYVTC; from the coding sequence ATGACTTGCTTCACTGAAACACCATCCTCCCCACGTGATGTCACCCTCGTCTCTAAATCAACCGTATTTCCTCCCCAAATTTCCGCCATGGTTAACCTCAAGCTCTCCGTCTCCGACCTCCCTATGCTTTCCTGCCACTACATCCAAAAAGGCCTCTTATTCACCCGCCCACCTCTCCCTTCCTCCGCCGTACTCTCTCTCCTTAAACACTCCCTTTCCTCCGCCCTTTCTCTCTTCCCCGCCCTCGCCGGGCGCCTCAAAACTAACACGGCCGGCTACGTCTACATCACGTGCAACGATGCCGGTGTTGACTTTCTCCACGCTGCCGCCAAACACGTTTACATCAGCGACATCCTTGCTCAGAAGGATGTACCTGATGTAGTCAAGCAATTCTTCGCTTATGACGGTGTCGTTAGCTATAACGGACACTTTCAGCCGTTATTGGCTGTTCAGGTGACGGAATTAGCCGACGGTTTGTTTATCGGCGTTTCTGTTAATCATGCCGTCGTTGATGGAACTTCGTTGTGGAATTTCTTCAATATTTTTTCTGAGGTGTGTAGAGGTGTGAAGAAGATCAACAAATCGCCGGAGTTTAGTCGGAATTCCGTGTTGATTTCTCCGGCGATTTTGACGGTGCCGGACGGTGGTCTGGTGGTCACATTTGATGAAAGCGAGCCGTTGAGGGAGAGAATTTTCAGTTTCTCTAGGGAAGCGATTTTACGTTTGAAATCGAAGGTGAATTGTAAAAAACTTGACGAGGATATCATCTCGGCTGTTGAATTGCTCGGAAAACAGAGCAATGATCCTTTGAAAGAGCCAATAAAGGCGTCTAAATTCGAGAATTGGCTTCGAAATGCGGTCACCGTTTCAAAACCTCAAATTAGAAACGAAACGGATTTAACCGATCAGGCTGAAGTATCTTCTTTCCAGTCTCTTTGTGCTCTGCTGTGGCGGTGTGTGACACGCGCGAGAAAGATGAATGTTTCTAAGACGACAACGTTTAGAATGGCGGCTAATTGTCGACACAGGTTGGAACCAAAATTGGACCCGCTTTACTTCGGCAATGCGATACAAAGTATTCCAACCGTTGCAACAGTGGGACATGTGTTGTCCAGAGACTTACGTTGGGCCGCAGAGCAGCTGAACAATAACGTGAAGGCCCATGGAAATGAGGCCGTGAGAAAGTGTGTGTTGGATTGGGAGAGTAAACCGAGAACTTTTCCATTGGGTAATTTTGATGGTGGGATTATTACTATGGGGAGTTCACCCCGTTTTCCTATGTACGATAATGATTTTGGGTGGGGTCGACCCGTTGCGATTCGAAGCGGACGGGCTAATAAGTTTGATGGGAAGATCTCGGCTTTTCCCGGGAGGGAGGGTGGAGGTAGTGTTGATCTTGAGGTTGTGCTGTCGCCGGAGACAATGACGGGTCTTGAATCCGATTCGGAGTTCATGCAATACGTTACGTGTTGA